From Cronobacter turicensis z3032, the proteins below share one genomic window:
- the yehT gene encoding Uncharacterized response regulatory protein yehT, producing MISVLIVDDEPLARENLRLLLKEEADIEVVGECANAVEAIGAVHRLRPDVVFLDIQMPRISGLEMVGMLDPDTRPWIVFLTAFDEYAVQAFEEHAFDYLLKPIETARLQKTLTRMRNERREQDMSPITERQEALKFIPCTGHSRIYLLQMEDVAFVASRMSGVYVTSGQGQEGFTELTLRTLESRTPLMRCHRQYLVNMAHLKEIRLEENGQAELLLRHGQTVPVSRRYLKTLKEALGLRG from the coding sequence ATGATTAGCGTGCTGATTGTCGATGACGAGCCGCTGGCGCGGGAGAATCTGCGTCTTCTGCTGAAAGAAGAGGCGGATATCGAGGTGGTGGGCGAATGCGCCAACGCCGTGGAGGCTATCGGCGCGGTACACCGCCTGCGCCCGGACGTGGTCTTTCTCGATATCCAGATGCCGCGCATCTCCGGTCTCGAAATGGTCGGGATGCTCGACCCCGACACCCGCCCGTGGATTGTCTTTCTGACGGCGTTTGACGAATACGCCGTGCAGGCGTTTGAAGAGCACGCCTTTGATTATCTGCTCAAACCTATTGAGACCGCGCGCCTGCAAAAGACGCTGACGCGGATGCGCAACGAGCGGCGCGAGCAGGACATGTCGCCGATCACCGAGCGCCAGGAGGCGCTGAAATTTATTCCCTGCACTGGCCACAGCCGCATTTACCTGCTGCAAATGGAGGACGTGGCGTTTGTCGCCAGCCGCATGAGCGGCGTGTATGTGACGAGTGGGCAAGGGCAGGAAGGTTTCACCGAGCTGACGCTGCGCACGCTGGAGAGCCGCACGCCGCTGATGCGCTGTCACCGGCAATATCTGGTCAATATGGCGCACCTGAAGGAAATCCGGCTGGAAGAGAACGGCCAGGCGGAGCTGCTGTTGCGCCACGGTCAGACGGTGCCGGTCAGCCGCCGTTATCTCAAAACCCTGAAAGAAGCGCTCGGGTTGCGCGGATAG
- the yohN gene encoding Uncharacterized protein yohN, producing the protein MSVASAFAADVVKPKSIDSYEVKEFHSDSKKYTIGDIVPDLYRTEQYNIKQWQIRNLPAPEAGTHWTYMGGYYVLITDADGKVVRAMNGDIFYHR; encoded by the coding sequence ATGTCGGTGGCCTCTGCATTCGCCGCAGATGTCGTAAAACCGAAATCCATTGATAGCTATGAAGTGAAAGAGTTTCACTCCGATTCCAAAAAATACACCATCGGCGACATCGTGCCGGACCTCTACCGCACCGAGCAGTACAACATCAAACAGTGGCAGATCCGCAACCTGCCTGCCCCGGAAGCGGGCACCCACTGGACGTACATGGGCGGCTACTACGTGCTTATTACCGATGCCGATGGCAAAGTCGTGCGCGCCATGAACGGCGACATTTTCTACCACCGTTAA
- the tar gene encoding Methyl-accepting chemotaxis protein II: MGLLKDFSIRAVMLTVLGVLCVLWAAVGVYSVYSLSAMADGNRVDRQLVSQMTVLSKGNDQYFRFVTRLTRAMENGTPDAKSLESVQQALDNMSRQLDAFKQLSPGPLDPAVSQKVIADWQKLLDEGVIPQMKLAREGTPDAYRAHAGKVTPVFSRAFGASAEKFNAAAGAKLDATRERVDSMTVTTKTVIIIAVIIGLLLLLLTDRYLVALLVKPLEKIRNHFTLIAGGDLSQPVEPFGRNCVGKLVPLLTAMQDQLREAVSAIRHGSENIWRGASEISAGNNDLSSRTEEQAAALEQTAASMEELTSTVRLNAENARQASELAHAASENAGKGGQLAQNVIETMQGISGSSKKIADITSVINSIAFQTNILALNAAVEAARAGEQGRGFAVVAGEVRNLASRSAEAAREIETLITESVERIDKGSELVNAAGDSMAEIYRGVSNVSTIIKQIASASEEQSKGISQVGLAITQMDTVTQQNASLVEQVSAAAAALERQTEELQSTVQKFRLSA, from the coding sequence ATGGGCCTGCTTAAAGACTTTTCCATCCGCGCAGTGATGCTGACGGTGCTCGGCGTACTCTGCGTGTTATGGGCGGCCGTGGGCGTCTACAGCGTCTACTCGCTCTCGGCGATGGCCGATGGCAACCGTGTGGACCGCCAGCTGGTGTCGCAAATGACCGTGCTCAGCAAAGGCAACGATCAGTATTTCCGCTTCGTCACCCGCCTTACCCGCGCCATGGAAAACGGCACGCCGGACGCCAAATCGCTCGAATCCGTGCAGCAGGCGCTCGACAATATGTCGCGCCAGCTCGACGCGTTTAAACAGCTCTCCCCCGGTCCGCTCGATCCGGCGGTGTCGCAAAAAGTGATCGCCGACTGGCAGAAGCTGCTCGATGAAGGCGTGATCCCGCAAATGAAACTGGCGCGCGAAGGCACGCCGGACGCGTACCGCGCGCACGCCGGCAAAGTGACGCCGGTCTTCAGCCGCGCGTTTGGCGCGAGCGCCGAGAAATTCAACGCCGCGGCGGGCGCCAAGCTTGACGCTACCCGCGAGCGCGTCGACAGCATGACCGTCACCACCAAAACGGTGATTATTATTGCGGTGATCATTGGTCTGCTCCTGTTGCTGCTGACCGACCGCTATCTGGTGGCGCTGCTGGTGAAGCCGCTTGAGAAAATCCGCAACCACTTCACCCTGATTGCGGGCGGCGATCTCAGCCAGCCGGTTGAACCGTTTGGCCGCAACTGCGTCGGTAAGCTGGTGCCGCTGCTGACCGCGATGCAGGATCAACTGCGCGAAGCCGTGAGCGCGATTCGCCACGGCAGTGAAAATATCTGGCGCGGCGCGTCGGAAATTTCCGCGGGCAATAATGATCTTTCGTCACGTACCGAAGAACAGGCCGCCGCGCTGGAGCAGACCGCCGCCAGCATGGAAGAGTTGACCTCTACCGTGCGCCTTAACGCCGAAAATGCTCGTCAGGCGAGCGAGCTGGCGCATGCCGCTTCTGAAAACGCCGGTAAAGGCGGCCAGCTGGCGCAGAATGTTATCGAGACCATGCAGGGGATTTCCGGTAGTTCGAAGAAAATCGCCGATATTACCAGCGTGATTAACAGCATCGCGTTCCAGACCAACATCCTGGCGCTCAACGCCGCCGTTGAAGCGGCGCGCGCAGGCGAGCAGGGCCGCGGCTTCGCGGTGGTCGCAGGCGAAGTACGCAACCTTGCGAGCCGCAGCGCTGAGGCGGCCCGTGAAATCGAAACGCTCATCACCGAATCGGTCGAGCGTATCGATAAAGGCTCGGAGCTGGTCAACGCGGCGGGGGATTCGATGGCGGAAATCTATCGCGGCGTGTCGAACGTCAGCACGATCATCAAACAGATCGCTTCGGCGTCTGAAGAACAGAGCAAGGGCATCTCGCAGGTGGGGCTGGCTATCACCCAGATGGACACCGTCACCCAGCAGAACGCCTCGCTGGTGGAGCAGGTTTCCGCCGCTGCCGCCGCGCTGGAGCGTCAGACCGAAGAGCTGCAAAGCACCGTGCAGAAGTTCCGCCTCTCGGCCTGA
- the thiM gene encoding Hydroxyethylthiazole kinase, translating into MSSDLLCGSHAAPVVTHLRRHAPLVHCITNDVVQNFTANVLLALGASPAMVVDAEEAAQFAAIADALLINLGTLTRPQQQAMRAAIDSACAAGKPWTLDPVAVGALTLRTEFAQEILARRPAAIRGNASEIRALAGESGGGRGVDATESAHQAREAAILLARRSGAVVAVTGEVDYITDGERTLAVEGGTAMLTRVVGTGCALSAVVAACCALPGDRLENVATACWLMKRAGEQAQAISRGPGSFASALLDSLHAQAFGGAHETH; encoded by the coding sequence ATGTCTTCTGACCTGCTTTGCGGCTCGCACGCCGCGCCTGTTGTCACCCACCTTCGTCGTCACGCGCCGCTGGTGCACTGTATCACCAACGATGTTGTCCAAAATTTCACTGCCAATGTCCTGCTCGCGCTTGGCGCCTCGCCCGCGATGGTGGTGGATGCCGAAGAAGCCGCGCAGTTCGCGGCCATCGCCGATGCCTTACTCATCAACCTCGGCACGCTGACGCGCCCGCAGCAGCAGGCGATGCGGGCAGCCATCGACAGCGCCTGCGCGGCGGGCAAGCCCTGGACGCTCGACCCGGTCGCCGTCGGCGCGCTCACGCTACGCACTGAATTCGCGCAGGAGATCCTGGCGCGTCGTCCTGCCGCGATCCGCGGGAACGCTTCGGAAATTCGCGCGCTGGCAGGCGAGAGCGGCGGCGGGCGAGGCGTTGACGCCACTGAAAGCGCGCATCAGGCCCGCGAGGCGGCCATCTTGCTGGCGCGCCGCAGCGGCGCTGTCGTCGCCGTTACCGGCGAGGTTGATTACATCACCGATGGCGAACGCACGCTGGCGGTCGAGGGCGGCACCGCGATGCTCACCCGCGTGGTGGGCACCGGCTGCGCGCTCTCGGCGGTCGTCGCCGCCTGCTGCGCGCTGCCGGGCGATCGGCTGGAAAATGTCGCGACGGCCTGCTGGCTCATGAAGCGGGCGGGCGAACAGGCGCAGGCCATTTCCCGTG